A region from the Lentisphaera profundi genome encodes:
- the thiS gene encoding sulfur carrier protein ThiS, producing MTINFNGKEMKLDAASTIMDLLNKVDVDSTKLGIALCLNLEVLPRETWKNTPISDQDRIDLVVAAPGG from the coding sequence GGCAAAGAAATGAAGCTCGATGCCGCTAGTACTATCATGGATTTATTAAATAAAGTTGATGTAGACAGTACCAAGCTCGGTATTGCCCTCTGCCTCAATCTAGAAGTCCTCCCTAGAGAGACTTGGAAAAACACCCCTATTTCTGACCAAGACCGAATTGACCTCGTGGTCGCCGCTCCTGGCGGATAA